The window CTGCGTTACTGCCTGTCTTACTACCATCATCTGAACACTTACTGGAAAACAATCTTCTATCCGGTAGCCAGCAAACACTGCTCCGCAGCCTCCTTCTCCGAGCTGGTGTTCCTCCACATATCTGGCTTGGAATTCACCTGaacagacaaaacaacaaatctTGTTTTATTACAGCTGTGACACAAATTACTCTCCTCTGTAGCCTAAATGTTCCTTTTGCCCTTCCCCTGAATATAAAACCCAAGCTGCTTGCTACTTACGTTTTTGGTCTGCCACTGATTTTTTGTCCTGGTCcacattcctttttttttcttgggtgACTCTCTGTTGTCTCCATGGCCTTTCTTTTGCCATTTTTGTGCACACCTGTTTGTTATTCAAGTCTGGAGATGTGGAAAACACCAAAAGCACATCAGCTCACTGGATGATAGACACAAACACTAAACACTAATATCTTAAACCTAGCAACCACACTTAATCTACCCCCTTATTCAACTAATTAGCCTACCTTTACCAGAGTCCAACAAGGAGGATGCTTGCTCCTTGTCACCGCTCATATGGTCGAGAAGTTTAGCcttctttgctttctttgttgTGCCCTCTTCATCTTGCACAACCTTGCGCTTCACTCCTTTGACCACATCTGAGCTGGTGGAAGGACCAGCCTGCTCAGCGACCCTCCTCCTTTTTATTGGGGTCTTCTTTTCAGGACTGGCCTTTCTTTTAGCAGTCCTGCTCTTACAATCTATAAACGACAACAACACAGTGGTGAAAAAGAGTCCCCGACATCAGGACTGGAAGCAGTTTGGCA of the Oreochromis aureus strain Israel breed Guangdong unplaced genomic scaffold, ZZ_aureus HiC_scaffold_243, whole genome shotgun sequence genome contains:
- the LOC116322459 gene encoding uncharacterized protein LOC116322459, which produces MKKETRKITTPADKKDSGDQDCKSRTAKRKASPEKKTPIKRRRVAEQAGPSTSSDVVKGVKRKVVQDEEGTTKKAKKAKLLDHMSGDKEQASSLLDSGKDLNNKQVCTKMAKERPWRQQRVTQEKKRNVDQDKKSVADQKREFQARYVEEHQLGEGGCGAVFAGYRIEDCFPVAIKHIPKNKVYCKVADESGKKLSVEVAIMVKLAGEAEGSVGISAPVSLLEWFDLGKELILVLERPVPLWTCKNTKQKMEEL